Proteins co-encoded in one Gossypium arboreum isolate Shixiya-1 chromosome 11, ASM2569848v2, whole genome shotgun sequence genomic window:
- the LOC108473044 gene encoding EPIDERMAL PATTERNING FACTOR-like protein 2 gives MRILSHGFISCRRPCYFSLLFLLILSSTQVRDKVEGRSNPKSNSFSKMVNEEKPILRAQIGSRPPRCERRCSSCGHCEAILVPTNPQAKHGNKNSSTLISNAAYARGDGSSNYKPISWKCKCGNFIFNP, from the exons ATGAGAATTTTAAGTCACGGTTTCATATCTTGCCGGAGACCATGCtatttttcccttctttttcttctgATTTTAAGCTCAACGCAAGTGAGAGACAAAGTTGAAG GTAGATCAAACCCCAAATCCAATAGCTTCTCCAAG ATGGTAAATGAAGAAAAACCGATATTGAGAGCTCAGATAGGTTCAAGGCCGCCAAGGTGTGAGAGAAGATGCAGTTCATGCGGGCACTGTGAAGCCATTCTAGTGCCCACAAATCCCCAAGCCAAACACGGCAACAAGAATTCTTCAACATTAATCTCAAATGCTgcctatgcaagaggagatggcaGCTCCAACTACAAGCCCATTAGTTGGAAATGCAAATGTGGGAACTTCATCTTCAACCCCTGA